TACTGGTGTTACACGAGTTTTAACAGGAAAGGTATTACAGAGGGCGTCTTAACGTCAAGTAAGAAATGTAATCTGTTCTGGATGTGCAAGATCAACCTCTAGCAGAAATTCCAAGAATAAATAGTCTCTATTGCAAATGACTTATCTGAGAGATTATTAGAAAACCTGAAATGGCAACTTAAGACATTTCAATTTAAATTTATAGTTAAGGAAAAACTGCATGCAAAGTAGACTTTCAAGCACATTTCCTAAGTTAGTCTCAATGTGTATGTGGAGTATTTTCAATGGATGTGCAAATGTGTTACTGACCACCAATAcatactgaaaattcattctgaaacctTTTACTGTTACAATTTTTATGCTTTGTTTTTTGTTATAAATCCTTTCGAAAATGTTTCAGAGTGGAAAGTAAATTTAACAGAATGATTTGACAGTTCTAGCCACATATTGGTACAAAACTCCTGTCTTTGAGTGAAAAgacattgaagcttctaagtccttTTGCATCTATAAACATGTGGACCTCCCACTAACCACTGACCATACAACAGTAAGATGGTTTGCCTGCCTGAACAATACAGCTAACTGTGTAACCACATTGGAgacatatctacatccacatctacatccatactctgcaaaccacggtgAAGCAAATGGCAGAGGATACATTCCGTTGTACCAGTTATCTATAGAGGTAAGACTAACATGGGTTTCAGAAGAAGGCAGCAGCAGTaaagatgattgactgatctggctctgTAAGACAAATCAATACAGCATTGCAACATTGGTATTCTCAACGGCAAACAGCAGCGAGGGAACTATAGTCATTATATTTCGTGAGAATGTACGGGTCGAATGTATGGTATGGTGATAAAAGGAtctgaggtaaaacagtcccctatTGGGGATCTCCAgatggggactattcaggaggatgttgtcatcaggcgATACAGAACTAGCATTCTGTGGACTGGAGCCTGAAATGTTAGATCATTTAAAGGAATAGACTGAATTGAGAAAAGGGTAGGTTTAAGTTAGGTACAGTGGGAATTCATGATGTGTGATAGCAAGAAGAAaaggagttctggtcaggtgaacacaggattattaacacaaaattaaatggAGTAATACAGGGGAATGACtactaatgaataataaaatactaATACAGGTGAGCAACTATGAACAGCACTGTGTAAACATCATAGCCAAGCCAGATACAAAGTAAACACTTACCACTGCAGCATCAGTTAATATATAGACTATTCAACAGACAAAAATGTTGATAGAATGTAATCAACCACCGCTAAcaattgatttaagaatcatgaagtaaGCTTATGTATGTAGGAGAGACCAGGACACATCTGTCTGTCTCACACAACTTCAAAACATTTCATGGAGTAgatgcaataatttactttgaaatGTGCAGTACTGTGTGATCTCCAGATCTGAAAATACTCATATCGATCTtccataaaataatacataaaatgcAAAAGCCTGTTCATAATTTTGGAGAAATTGTTTGATTTACGTAATGCAAAAGCATGCTCACAAGATTTCAGTTTAACCTTCTGAGAATGTTTGTGTCATGAAATAATACTATTTTTAGCAATTACACAGTCTGGAATAGAAAAGAGCTCACTGTCTGACCACAAAAACAATCCACTATTTAGCAGAGAATTAGAGGTGCtgcctaaaaataaaaattatttttaaaaatgcaatcATTTTTGCTTGACTACTACTTTGCTCCAATAACCAAAAACAAGTCTGGTACTACACGCACAATATAACTTGAAACTTTTCACAGGTCATGCTGGGAGCGTAAGTTCATGACCACCACCTAGCATATTGGCTGCTATCAGGTTACGAGAAGTAAATGTAAGGAGATACGTCCCACTTCCTCTTCAAAAGGCAGGCAGCACACTGGcatcaacactgcattcataatgcCTACAAAAAAATCTGTACAGCACATCACATATATCGTTTCCTAGATAAGGTTGGAAATGGGCATAAACAATGTACTGGCCGAAAGTAAGCAATAAGCATATTGATAATATTACCCATGTTCTTTGTTCCCATGATCCTACATTTTTGGTCTTTAATTTACAAGTTCAAGAGCTAGGCCTATTAAAAAAACTTGCTGTAGATGGCCATGTAGACTTACAATATTATCACTTTATTCATAGTATTTATTATTTCACTGAAAATACAGATTGGTTAGGTAATTAAGAAACAGGCAAGTATAGACTTTTTGAGGTTCTGTCTCAGCTCTCTCAGTTCTCTGTCTCATTTGGTGCTGTCGGTATCTAGTTCTATATGTCCTAGTTCAAACATTTAGAATCCGTTCTGACTCACTCTACTGTATAGACTACTGCATCTGTGCCATGTATAATATCTGATATTCAACAAAGGATACAACACTGCACAAGATGGATGTTAATAAAATCGTAATACTGTGACAGGCAGAATACAGACTTGAAACTGAAATGACAATGGTAAAAATCATTGATATTGTAATTACAAATACATGGTCTGAAAAATTAACTGCATACAACTCAATTGTTATCCAGCCAAACGGCTCTTCAAGCACAGTTCCTAACCTTTTGTGACATGATAAATACATTGATAAATAAGTTCTTAGATTAAAAAGCAGTGAATCAGTCTCTAAAATGTTTCGCAATAAAGATGTAACATGTACCATAGAGATTCATAAAGCATGAGAACACTAACAACAGACTCCATTTAACAGTAGTTTTCCTTTAGTGTTTGCCAGTTGCCTGTGAGGGACTACAGCCAGTCTTACCACAACACTTGGTGTCATCCTTGTCTGGAGTTGTTTTATGATTTGGAGTCCAAGGTCCCAAACTTGTGTTAGCATAGAAATCCATTGGATAGTGATCCTCGTCCTTCTGCCAATGCACAGAACCCAAGGCTACAGCTGCCTCAAAAGGTGTCAGAAGAGGCTGGGCGAATGCATACCCCCAGTCAATGGATAATCGTGGACAAGCGATCTGAATCCATGCTTCTACATCTGGGAACATCTTAAGCTTGTCAGGGAAAATTTCTGATAACAGGACGACAGTGCTTTCTTTCTTCATTAGTGAGATTCGTTCCTGTATTTAAAGTGAAATTTAAACAAGTGTCTTTCAGAAGaaatttattaaatgattatttctaATGAgttaaaaacatacaaaattcttCAACATGAATGTATTTTACCTGCAATGTTACCAAAACTTTGGGATTTCCTTGCCGACCTAAAGTTCCCAATATCAGGCCAAATCTAGAAGCCTCACTTGCTTTTTGAATAGCAGCACTTCTTATTTTCAGCATTGCTGAATGATCATAAAATTCTTcagtaaattttttttcatatggATCATACCTGTACATACAAAGTAATGTACACACTAAACGAGCAATAACAAACGACAGACAGCACAACCAGTATATTAAAAGGAGTTACCTGAAAGCCCTGAGTGAAGGATTTGCTATCATGGCTGCTTCAAGATGAAATCTTCCATCTCCTAAATATATCAACACACTGACATCTTTTATTGTTGGGGAAGTGCAGCCCAAAATTTCTCCTGCAGAAAGTGGTCGACTCTGAGGAATAGTTACTTTGTAACCCAGCTCCCTCAGTTCTCTGCCAACAGCATGCAAGGTAGCAACAAACTGAATAGTGCTAACTAAACCAATCTTCTCTTCCTTTGGGAAATTATACTGAATCGTTTCTAAGAAATGCAGTGAATCGATTTTGATGTCAACAAAAATATAAAGAACCTTGATACCAATCGTTTGATCAACAGGAATAAGACAGCTATGGCCATAATGAACAAGTAAATCCACTCGCAACGCCTTCGCAGTGTAATCATCTATGCAGCATGCGCCGTAAGTTACGTCGCCCATTATCACAGTATCAGCTTCAGTAAATTCTTCTATAATGTCACAAATTGTTGTTGCAAACATGAGCAACCCTTCGGGCATTTGAAGAGCAACTCGTTTGGCTTCTATCTGTTTAATGCGCCAAATTGTCTTCGGCAATTCAAAGTTATAATTTTTTGGCAGTACTTGGGTCAACTCATGCGAATTAATCTTATTCGCCAACGCTTCTGGGATTTTATTCACAACGTTTATTGAAGGTTTAAATACTTTTCGTGTAGCTGACGCTGTTACAACGACAGCTTTACTGCTTTCATCCATCTTCTACAAGTACAATAAAAAGCAAATCTATTATTACAAACGCACTCACTGTAAATCTTATTTATTCCAAAGACAATATCCGTCGCCTTTGCGGTTACAATCCTGCTTTTGCTCCTCCGTCCTACAGAACAGAATACAGATGATATAAACACAAAACCACGTGTCGTTGACGCCTCTGCCAAAGACTACGCAGGTCGCAGACTACATTCTTCAAATGCAGTAACTGAATTGCACAAGCAACGAAAACTTGCACATGTATCCCTCAGCCATCCAGAAGGCCCGGCAGTCAGAAAAGTCGACAGCCGTTTAATTTACGGGCCTAGGTCAAAGAAGCATATAGACTGCGACACTCccgtctcgttgttgttgttgtggtcttcagtcctgagactggtttgatgcagctctccatgctactctatcctgcgcaagcttcttcatctccccgtaccctCTCTGCAATGTCAATTTCTGAAACTAAGAAGGTTATAATTCTAGTTTTCTTGTTTGAAACGAACGTCTAAGTGACAGAGGGCCAAAAGCCGAGCTCTTCATTTAAACTTTTATTGGCGTGACTAACAGTGGTGTCGCTCGAGTGACCTCATCGATATCCGAGTGTTTCCACATGCAATTTCAGTGGCGCCATTCGCGTGGTAGTCCAGTGTCGTTATTGGTTGCGTTTGGAAGTCCGCTTACGAGTTTCAGATCTAGTCTTGGCATAATTTCGTGGCAAAACAACCGTGTCACACGCTAGTACTAATCACGTCATTGCAAGTGCTAGTGAGTAAGGATTGTTATAGTAAATATGGTTGTTTTCACTAGTCCCGAGAGTGatcactgtgtgttttggtttcaagaATCGAAGCCTGCGGCAACTGTACAACGTAATTTTCATACCAACTACGGTATAGCTTCTCCTGATACGTTTACCATTTATGAGTGGCGTTAGCGGTTTTTTGAAACTGGGTGTTTCTGAAAGTCATGAAAAATCCTCAGGTCAATAGCGTCTCTCTGACGCTGTCACAAAGCAAGTGAGACAAATCCAGGTTTTAGGTGACGTTCCATTCTGAGTGCTTCGTGAGCTCTGACACTTTACAGAAGTTTTGAGACTTGCTTCTGTAGTAAATCGCAATTAATCACTAGTGCACATTGTGATCCTTCtgatagagactgatgaccttagcagttaagtcccataagatttcacacacattttaacatttgaatttGATCCTTCTGATGCCTTCCTGCCATTTTGCTAAAGAGTATCACAGTTTACCTTTGGTTGGAACTGCTGCCAGTGAATTGTAAGAAGGGTTGGCCTTACATAAGGTCAAGAAACGGATCAAAATCTATCTGATCGCACTGTGATAACATGGGCACCCaaacagaattaattttcactctgaagcagagAAAGCCGTGATTGGAAACCtttggcaaattaaaactttgtgccagactgggactcaaacaagAAACCTGGGGCCAAGGCCCCAAGTTCAAGCTCCTgtgtagcacacagttttaatctggcaggaagtttcaaggcaGAAATAGTCCAAAATATTAAATTTCGTCCTCCAAAAGTGTTTCATTGCAGAAGATTATAACGTGCTTCCTGATTTCAATAATCGCACGACCGCTGCAACTATAGATGTTGGATGTACTATTCTCTACAGATTGCGAAAAGAACTTGCTCCCATCCTAGCAGCAGTTTTCTGTAGGTTGCTGGATCAACAAAAGCTAGCAAGCGACTGTAAAATGGCACGGTTATTTCACTGTAAGTCTGTTGTAgagtagaattttggaatatgatCTGTGCTCgtatataatgacttttatggagaggAAAGTCTCACTGATAGATCccatttacatggggctcccacAACCGGATCTTGTACACCAGTTTCCCAATACTGCTTCTGGGTGGTCAAGTAGACACttcagcgaaaaacggtttccgaaaaaCGGTTTTTGTTCCTTGAAAGATGTGTTGCGTGTTAACGAAGTGGTAGTATTCACCATGTATTCCGCAAAAGAGATCTTGTGCAATTCAGTTCGCTCCACAGTGTAATAAATACAGTCACAACAttctatggtgcgaaaattgctACAGTtagacagctggagcgacactagcgttcCAAGTGATGAGAAAGCAGACAGTCACGTGCGTCGTaagaattttgtttgtttttttaattcttttctacttaattaacggaatggttgttatatttttgcgttccatgaGTTAGGAAGTTACCAAGAGAGATGAAATGTCACGAAATACATGTAAAAACCGCCAAATCACGGTTATTCAAAGACTTATGCTACAGCTCATTCATGATAAAAATGCTTTCGAATATGTTTAAATTTGCAGCTTATTTGCCGAAAGCaagagaaaataaatacatttcacaCACAAGAAGCAAATATTTCTGTTGGTGTATGTTGTTATGATCACATGCTCTTTCCTtgacacttaaaaaaaaacaaattatgcAGTCTAATGATTCTTTCTTAAACGTCACTCACCTgtaaatttaattacttttgcttcaaaagagaatgtgttgaagattcttgccattcGTCGCTCTGATTTAGCAACAATTATGGAATTGGTTTCTCCTCTTcctgaaacagttttattgcttttggcgatttattatcacgtctgtgtcgTTTTTCCTCAAGATACAGTGGTACTGGCTGATTTGATACATTAAATAAGGTAATTAATAcattccacatagatttcctacattGCACactc
This genomic interval from Schistocerca cancellata isolate TAMUIC-IGC-003103 chromosome 3, iqSchCanc2.1, whole genome shotgun sequence contains the following:
- the LOC126175621 gene encoding 2-(3-amino-3-carboxypropyl)histidine synthase subunit 1, encoding MDESSKAVVVTASATRKVFKPSINVVNKIPEALANKINSHELTQVLPKNYNFELPKTIWRIKQIEAKRVALQMPEGLLMFATTICDIIEEFTEADTVIMGDVTYGACCIDDYTAKALRVDLLVHYGHSCLIPVDQTIGIKVLYIFVDIKIDSLHFLETIQYNFPKEEKIGLVSTIQFVATLHAVGRELRELGYKVTIPQSRPLSAGEILGCTSPTIKDVSVLIYLGDGRFHLEAAMIANPSLRAFRYDPYEKKFTEEFYDHSAMLKIRSAAIQKASEASRFGLILGTLGRQGNPKVLVTLQERISLMKKESTVVLLSEIFPDKLKMFPDVEAWIQIACPRLSIDWGYAFAQPLLTPFEAAVALGSVHWQKDEDHYPMDFYANTSLGPWTPNHKTTPDKDDTKCCGKTGCSPSQATGKH